One region of Diabrotica undecimpunctata isolate CICGRU chromosome 6, icDiaUnde3, whole genome shotgun sequence genomic DNA includes:
- the LOC140444425 gene encoding uncharacterized protein, whose protein sequence is MALQETKQLGSEITDIEDMVLFKSGSKDRMLGTGFLVAKCIKDKVIAFNPISDRMCSIRIKSKKRSWSIINIHVPSEDKDDEIKDLYYEQLIDEYERLPKRNEKIIMGD, encoded by the coding sequence ATGGCTCTTCAAGAGACAAAACAATTAGGATCGGAAATAACTGATATAGAAGATATGGTGCTCTTCAAAAGTGGAAGTAAAGATAGAATGCTTGGAACTGGTTTTTTAGTAGCTAAATGTATCAAGGACAAAGTGATAGCTTTTAATCCTATCTCTGATAGGATGTGTTCAATACGAATTAAAAGTAAGAAAAGGAGTTGGAGTATAATCAATATTCATGTACCGTCAGAAGACAAAGACGACGAAATAAAAGATCTTTACTACGAACAGCTAATTGATGAATACGAGCGTCTACCTAAAcgtaatgaaaaaataataatgggTGATTGA